From one Cupriavidus oxalaticus genomic stretch:
- a CDS encoding IS3 family transposase (programmed frameshift), translating to MSKARQTYGEEFQAEAVRLVLEQGLTLQSAAQRLGIPKGTLTNWVSKAKAPGTAAAPGGVTVAELAAENARLRKELAEARLERDIVKKGRGVLRQGITARYAFVSQWREVYPVKLMCRVLGVSRSGYYDWTHRPYGLSPEQERLRLAIRAAHKRTRQTYGTRRLQRELAGDGFVVGRDRLARLRNEMGIRCRQKRRFVATTRSAHNLPVAPNLLEQKFEADRPNAAWVTDITYIATDEGWLYLAGIKDLYTCEIVGYAMGPRMTQELVGEALFRAVRSKRPRPGLIHHSDRGSQYCAHGYRRLLAQFGMLASMSRKGNCYDNAPMESFWGSLKAELVYHHRYATRLEAMASVREYIEIFYNRQRRHSKLGYRTPGEVAASYLSRLAAA from the exons ATGAGCAAGGCAAGACAGACGTACGGGGAAGAGTTTCAGGCAGAGGCCGTGAGACTGGTGCTGGAACAGGGACTGACGCTGCAGTCGGCCGCGCAGCGTCTGGGGATTCCGAAGGGCACGTTGACGAATTGGGTGTCGAAAGCCAAGGCGCCTGGAACAGCAGCGGCACCAGGGGGCGTGACAGTGGCAGAGTTGGCGGCGGAGAATGCGAGGCTGCGCAAGGAGCTGGCCGAGGCGAGGCTGGAGCGCGATATTGTAAAAAAAG GCCGCGGCGTACTTCGCCAGGGAATCACTGCCCGGTACGCGTTCGTGAGTCAATGGCGAGAAGTGTATCCGGTGAAGTTGATGTGCCGGGTATTGGGGGTCTCGCGCAGTGGCTACTACGACTGGACACACAGACCTTACGGGCTCAGTCCGGAACAGGAGCGGCTGCGTCTGGCGATCCGGGCAGCCCACAAGCGCACGCGTCAGACGTACGGTACGCGGCGCCTGCAGCGCGAGCTGGCTGGCGATGGATTCGTGGTCGGCCGTGATCGGCTGGCCAGACTGCGCAACGAGATGGGGATTCGGTGTCGGCAAAAGCGTCGATTCGTAGCGACAACTCGCTCGGCTCATAATCTGCCAGTGGCGCCCAACCTACTGGAGCAGAAATTTGAAGCCGACAGGCCAAATGCCGCGTGGGTGACAGACATCACGTATATCGCGACCGATGAGGGTTGGTTGTACCTGGCAGGAATCAAGGACCTGTACACGTGCGAGATCGTGGGCTACGCGATGGGGCCCAGAATGACACAGGAATTGGTGGGCGAGGCGCTGTTCCGGGCGGTGCGCAGCAAGCGGCCACGGCCCGGCCTGATTCATCATTCAGACCGGGGCAGCCAATACTGTGCTCACGGCTATCGCAGGTTGCTAGCGCAGTTCGGCATGCTGGCTTCGATGTCACGCAAGGGAAACTGCTACGACAATGCGCCCATGGAAAGCTTCTGGGGCAGCCTGAAAGCAGAGTTGGTGTACCACCATCGGTATGCCACCCGGCTGGAAGCCATGGCCTCTGTCCGTGAGTACATTGAGATTTTTTACAATCGCCAACGGCGCCATTCGAAGTTGGGGTACCGAACGCCAGGCGAAGTCGCTGCAAGCTACCTCAGTCGACTAGCTGCAGCATGA
- a CDS encoding phospholipase D-like domain-containing protein, translating into MDSQGVLAGMSMTLRALLIQGLATYMKSLSIAQSRALAHEITVAVSAHVAKAQASHGTEATIHVPFFPKETWNELTVGIPWEAYSYAYGTYGGQAISLGTQALCSAPQHIDATLATQPVFSKVWGGSLLVAIGKILEGVNHNLVVFAPYWRAKGVQALLAAAGRRSYPDIQVLIFTQPKAMMQEEDKEGLNYFIKTLREAGAKVSVLAPEQHEGFTPILHAKVVIGDGVKAYIGSANFTKSGLDHGLEAGVLVDGEIANQFSVWARTVETICVPW; encoded by the coding sequence GTGGATTCCCAAGGGGTTTTGGCAGGCATGAGTATGACGTTGCGAGCGTTACTCATTCAAGGACTTGCCACCTACATGAAAAGTCTGTCGATTGCGCAGTCGCGGGCGTTGGCGCACGAGATTACCGTGGCAGTCAGCGCCCATGTAGCCAAGGCGCAAGCTTCGCATGGAACGGAAGCCACTATTCATGTGCCCTTTTTTCCAAAAGAAACGTGGAACGAGTTGACCGTCGGAATTCCTTGGGAAGCGTATTCGTACGCTTACGGGACGTATGGTGGACAGGCCATCTCCCTCGGCACGCAAGCTCTTTGCAGCGCCCCCCAGCATATTGATGCCACTTTGGCGACCCAGCCTGTCTTCTCAAAGGTCTGGGGCGGTAGTCTACTTGTTGCCATTGGCAAGATCCTGGAAGGGGTGAATCACAACTTAGTTGTTTTCGCACCCTATTGGCGCGCCAAGGGCGTCCAAGCCTTGCTGGCAGCGGCAGGACGGCGGAGTTACCCTGATATTCAGGTACTCATATTTACCCAGCCCAAGGCAATGATGCAGGAAGAGGACAAGGAGGGACTAAATTACTTTATCAAGACCTTAAGGGAGGCGGGTGCTAAGGTTAGCGTCCTGGCGCCTGAGCAGCATGAGGGTTTCACGCCCATCTTGCATGCCAAAGTGGTCATCGGCGATGGGGTAAAGGCCTATATTGGAAGTGCTAACTTCACCAAATCAGGTTTAGATCACGGCCTCGAAGCAGGGGTCTTGGTTGATGGTGAAATTGCAAATCAATTCTCGGTTTGGGCGCGTACGGTTGAAACCATCTGCGTTCCTTGGTAA
- a CDS encoding helicase-related protein: MLLDGQTPLDDILGAIHHVENKAPCDPMRHIVATSVVSHGVDISELNFMVLDGWPASTAEYIQSSARSGRTQPGIVMSILSAGKLFESGVFLNFGDYHFFLDKLVDSVPINRFAPNVLQRTLPGVFTAVVYNWAKFQHGWGDGLNRSASQLHKALNDATGIARQKLRGMLIEALDVPPIVQSRFDIRVLGAFRKQLDEEVNRGLHRLQNLSAANADKDLGTALESIYQFGPMRSFRDIENQVEISPLDSKSAHVLHALGR; this comes from the coding sequence GTGTTGTTGGATGGCCAGACACCGCTGGACGATATTCTTGGTGCAATCCACCACGTAGAGAACAAGGCGCCCTGCGACCCGATGCGTCATATCGTTGCCACGAGTGTCGTCTCACATGGGGTCGATATCTCCGAACTCAACTTCATGGTGCTCGACGGCTGGCCGGCTTCAACGGCAGAGTATATTCAGTCCTCGGCGCGCAGTGGGCGCACGCAGCCGGGCATCGTCATGTCGATCCTAAGTGCGGGCAAACTCTTCGAGTCTGGGGTATTTCTTAACTTTGGTGACTACCACTTCTTCCTAGACAAGCTGGTCGATTCCGTCCCAATCAACCGTTTTGCGCCCAATGTCCTACAGCGTACCTTGCCTGGTGTGTTCACCGCGGTGGTCTACAACTGGGCAAAGTTCCAGCATGGCTGGGGAGACGGCCTCAACCGGAGTGCCAGCCAGTTGCACAAGGCGCTCAACGATGCCACAGGCATTGCGCGTCAGAAACTGCGCGGCATGCTGATTGAGGCGTTGGATGTGCCACCGATAGTGCAATCGCGTTTCGACATTCGGGTATTGGGTGCATTTCGCAAGCAGTTGGACGAAGAAGTCAATCGCGGCCTACATCGACTGCAAAACCTCAGCGCGGCCAATGCGGACAAGGATTTAGGTACAGCTTTGGAGTCTATTTACCAATTCGGTCCCATGAGATCGTTCCGCGATATCGAAAATCAGGTCGAGATCTCTCCGTTGGATTCGAAGTCGGCGCATGTACTTCACGCTCTTGGTAGGTAA